In Brienomyrus brachyistius isolate T26 chromosome 14, BBRACH_0.4, whole genome shotgun sequence, the following proteins share a genomic window:
- the lrfn5a gene encoding leucine-rich repeat and fibronectin type-III domain-containing protein 5 — protein sequence MENLLIYLLVISMAVKAQICPKRCVCQILSPNLATLCAKKGLLFVPPNIDRHTVELRLADNFVTSVKRKDFANMTRLVDLTLSRNTISFITPHAFTDLENLRALHLNSNRLTRISNDTFSGMSKLHHLILNNNQLTNIHLGAFNDLLALEELDLSYNNLETVPWEAIQRMISLHTLSLDHNMIDFIPEGTFSLMQKLNRLDVTSNKLQKLPPDPLFQRAQVLATAGIISPTSFALSFGGNPLHCNCELLWLRRLSRDDDLETCATPSHLSGRYFWSIPEEEFLCEPPLITRYSHEMRVLEGQRTTLRCKARGDPEPIIHWISPEGKLVSNSTRTVVYSNGTLDILISTVKDSGSFTCISSNPAGEAHQTVDLVIIKLPHITNSTNNIQEPDPGSSDISTSTKGGANGSNHTAETKTSPDKRVVIAEVTASTALVKFNFQRNIPGIRMFQIQYNGTYDDSLVYRMIPPTSKNFLVNNLAAGTQYDLCVLAIYDDVVTSLTATRVVGCVQFTTESEYLRCHFMQSQFLGGTMIIIIGGIIVASVLVFIIILMIRYKVCNNGEAAKGAMVTNVHSQTNGSQGCSATPSSSKQALAHEDDVCHKGAPGPPDTLTHSFETSQPESAAASQGRTPGLSGSSMPKRQAAAESLTDAELQNTNRNNSTALQQLTALPVARIKDTPVFRRAHSKGSPKYLTLPAEGARAKRRYSLNEDLSKYHCYIGSQKLGGMWYKRSLSMNGMLIPLEGQDVGKGFSSSEWILESTV from the exons ATGGAAAACCTGCTGATCTATCTGTTGGTTATCAGCATGGCAGTTAAAGCCCAGATTTGTCCGAAGCGTTGCGTCTGTCAGATATTGTCCCCCAACCTTGCGACCCTCTGTGCCAAAAAAGGGCTACTCTTTGTCCCCCCAAACATCGACCGGCACACTGTGGAGCTACGGCTGGCCGATAACTTCGTCACTAGCGTGAAGCGAAAGGACTTTGCCAACATGACCAGGCTTGTAGACCTTACCCTTTCCAGGAACACGATAAGCTTCATTACACCTCACGCTTTTACAGACCTGGAGAATCTGCGCGCCTTGCACCTCAACAGCAACCGTCTGACACGGATATCCAACGATACCTTCAGCGGCATGTCCAAGCTGCACCACCTGATCCTGAACAACAACCAGCTCACCAACATCCACCTGGGGGCCTTCAATGACCTGCTGGCTCTAGAGGAGCTGGACTTATCCTACAACAATCTGGAGACGGTACCGTGGGAGGCCATTCAGAGGATGATCAGCTTGCACACTCTCAGTTTGGACCACAATATGATTGACTTCATCCCAGAGGGCACCTTCTCCCTCATGCAGAAGCTCAACCGCCTGGATGTGACCTCCAACAAACTCCAAAAGCTGCCACCAGACCCACTCTTCCAGAGAGCTCAGGTTCTGGCCACCGCAGGGATTATCAGCCCCACCTCCTTCGCGTTAAGCTTCGGGGGAAACCCTCTGCACTGCAACTGCGAGCTGCTCTGGCTGCGGCGACTTAGCCGAGACGATGACCTAGAGACCTGCGCCACGCCCTCCCACCTGTCCGGACGCTACTTCTGGTCCATCCCCGAAGAGGAGTTCCTCTGTGAGCCACCCCTCATCACGAGGTATTCCCACGAGATGCGGGTACTTGAGGGCCAGCGAACCACCCTACGGTGTAAGGCCCGGGGTGACCCTGAGCCTATCATCCACTGGATCTCACCAGAGGGAAAGTTGGTCTCCAACTCGACAAGGACTGTGGTGTACTCCAATGGCACACTGGACATCCTGATCAGCACGGTCAAGGATTCAGGCTCATTCACCTGCATCTCCTCCAACCCTGCTGGCGAGGCCCACCAGACCGTGGACCTCGTCATTATCAAgctgcctcacatcaccaacagCACCAATAACATCCAGGAGCCTGACCCTGGCTCCTCTGACATCTCCACCTCTACCAAAGGCGGTGCCAACGGCAGCAACCACACAGCTGAGACCAAGACCAGCCCGGATAAGCGGGTCGTCATAGCCGAGGTGACAGCCTCTACGGCCCTCGTCAAGTTCAACTTCCAGAGGAATATTCCAGGTATCCGGATGTTCCAGATCCAGTACAATGGCACCTATGATGATTCCCTCGTTTACAG GATGATCCCTCCTACCAGCAAGAACTTCCTGGTGAACAACCTGGCAGCAGGCACTCAGTATGACCTGTGCGTGCTGGCCATCTATGACGACGTGGTAACATCGCTGACAGCCACTCGGGTAGTGGGCTGCGTCCAGTTCACCACCGAGTCCGAGTATCTCCGCTGCCACTTCATGCAGTCGCAGTTCTTGGGCGGCACCATGATCATCATCATCGGCGGCATCATCGTGGCCTCCGTGCTGGTCTTCATCATCATACTTATGATTCGCTACAAGGTGTGCAACAACGGCGAGGCCGCCAAGGGCGCCATGGTGACCAACGTGCACTCCCAGACCAACGGGTCCCAGGGATGCTCCGCAACGCCCTCCTCGTCCAAGCAGGCCCTGGCCCATGAGGATGACGTGTGCCACAAGGGGGCGCCGGGGCCACCAGACACGCTGACGCATTCCTTCGAGACTTCTCAGCCGGAAAGTGCCGCAGCCAGTCAAGGTAGGACGCCCGGACTGTCGGGGTCTTCGATGCCGAAGCGCCAAGCTGCGGCGGAGTCCTTGACCGACGCCGAGCTGCAGAACACAAACCGGAATAATTCCACGGCTTTGCAGCAGTTGACGGCCCTGCCCGTGGCCCGCATCAAGGACACGCCGGTCTTCAGAAGGGCGCACTCCAAGGGCTCTCCCAAGTACCTGACTCTGCCAGCAGAGGGAGCCCGGGCCAAACGCAGATACTCCCTAAATGAGGACTTGTCCAAATATCACTGCTACATCGGCTCTCAGAAGTTGGGAGGCATGTGGTACAAGCGGAGTCTGTCCATGAACGGGATGCTCATTCCGCTGGAGGGGCAGGATGTCGGGAAGGGTTTTTCCAGCTCCGAGTGGATACTGGAAAGCACTGTGTGA